A section of the Spirosoma pollinicola genome encodes:
- a CDS encoding LytR/AlgR family response regulator transcription factor translates to MMRAIALDNEESALEIIDAFCNQLDSIDLCQRFTRTIKARDYLATHSIDLLISDINMPTQTGIDFYRSIDSLAPSQKPLVIFTTAYSAYAVESYEVAAVDYLLKPFSFERFSQAVQKAADYHRLLIPSVGESSKSEYAPYLFLRVEYSIVKVAVADILFIKGLDNYLKIHLVSQRPIVVRLTMKAMLEQLSPAEFIRVHKSYIVALHKVESVRHKLIRMGEEEIPISSLYEESFFRRFSKSPNG, encoded by the coding sequence ATGATGCGTGCGATTGCCCTGGATAATGAAGAGTCTGCCCTAGAGATTATTGACGCGTTTTGTAATCAGCTTGATTCTATAGACTTGTGTCAACGGTTTACGCGTACCATCAAAGCCCGCGATTACCTGGCGACCCATTCCATTGATTTGCTTATTTCGGATATCAATATGCCCACTCAGACGGGCATTGATTTTTATCGCTCCATCGATTCGTTGGCGCCATCCCAAAAGCCACTCGTCATCTTTACGACCGCCTATAGTGCGTATGCCGTGGAAAGCTATGAGGTAGCTGCGGTGGATTATTTACTAAAACCCTTTTCCTTCGAGCGGTTTTCCCAGGCCGTCCAGAAAGCAGCCGACTATCACCGATTACTTATCCCATCAGTCGGAGAGTCTTCTAAAAGCGAGTACGCTCCCTACCTGTTCTTACGGGTTGAGTATAGTATCGTCAAAGTGGCTGTGGCGGATATTCTTTTTATTAAAGGGCTGGATAACTATCTAAAAATTCATCTGGTTTCACAACGACCGATCGTTGTCCGGCTAACCATGAAAGCGATGCTGGAGCAGCTATCGCCTGCGGAGTTTATCCGGGTGCACAAGTCCTACATTGTGGCCCTTCATAAAGTGGAGTCGGTGCGCCATAAGCTCATTCGCATGGGTGAAGAAGAAATCCCCATTAGCAGCCTATATGAGGAGTCCTTCTTCCGGCGCTTCAGTAAGTCGCCGAATGGGTAA
- a CDS encoding DUF3500 domain-containing protein: MLQFGGHHYAQSVTYEAGAVVSTTPSHQGIEPKSWTSGGVTYAPLAQEVAGMAAMLALFTTAELASAKISSTFSDVTMVPGSTTNTFPTTKLGVKVSTLSATAQANVIAAMAPWLNDLDDATAATFKALYANELANTYVTYASNTSGKSGDASSFFTTNTDYVRIDGPSVWIEFICQTGVVYRDQIHYHSVYRDHTRDYIGL, translated from the coding sequence ATGCTACAATTTGGCGGGCACCACTATGCCCAAAGTGTTACTTATGAGGCCGGTGCGGTCGTCAGTACAACGCCTTCGCACCAGGGTATAGAACCTAAATCCTGGACGTCGGGTGGGGTAACCTATGCACCACTAGCCCAGGAAGTAGCCGGTATGGCCGCTATGCTGGCTTTGTTTACGACGGCCGAGCTCGCTTCGGCGAAGATTTCGTCTACATTCTCGGATGTCACGATGGTACCGGGTTCAACGACCAACACCTTTCCGACGACGAAACTGGGCGTTAAAGTGAGTACGCTGAGTGCCACCGCCCAGGCCAATGTCATCGCGGCCATGGCTCCCTGGCTGAACGATTTGGATGATGCCACCGCAGCTACATTTAAAGCGCTTTACGCCAACGAATTAGCGAATACCTATGTGACCTACGCTAGCAATACCAGTGGAAAATCGGGCGACGCCAGTTCCTTCTTTACCACCAATACGGATTACGTACGGATCGATGGGCCCAGTGTCTGGATCGAGTTTATCTGTCAAACGGGGGTCGTTTACCGGGATCAGATTCACTACCACAGCGTCTACCGGGATCATACCCGGGATTATATCGGATTATAA
- a CDS encoding IPT/TIG domain-containing protein — protein MKNRINNLVVLVGCFLLLVVSCKKTDDSVTTIAPTISSFSPTTGVVGATVTIIGTNFSTTAASNTVKFNGVAATVTAATATALTVTVPTGATTGTIIVTVDGQTATSSTSFTVTTTSTTTSPTITTFSPTSGAVGTAVVITGTNFSTTPASNTVTFNGVAATVSTATGTSLTVAVPAGATTGKLVVTVGTNTVASTSDFTVSTTGTTATPAQVVALANAFLATLSTTQQATVVLALNLTNAKKWSNLPCGVSCRNGLAFSTLSATQLAAAKAVIQAASGTVANEGYSEFIQIDAADDVLATTGGSGYSSGNYIIAFFGNAQFNGQMDATIWRAPLCPKCYL, from the coding sequence ATGAAAAACAGAATCAACAATTTAGTTGTGCTCGTCGGTTGCTTCCTACTGCTGGTGGTCTCCTGTAAAAAAACGGATGACTCGGTTACGACCATTGCGCCGACCATCAGCAGTTTCTCGCCGACTACGGGGGTTGTTGGTGCCACGGTCACGATCATTGGCACTAATTTCAGTACCACGGCCGCCAGTAATACGGTCAAATTTAATGGCGTAGCGGCCACCGTTACGGCGGCAACGGCGACTGCCTTGACGGTCACCGTTCCCACTGGGGCAACTACCGGAACCATAATCGTAACCGTCGATGGGCAGACGGCGACCTCATCGACCAGCTTTACGGTGACCACCACCAGTACGACCACCTCCCCAACGATTACCACCTTCAGCCCCACCAGTGGAGCCGTCGGCACCGCCGTCGTTATTACCGGCACTAATTTTAGTACCACCCCAGCCAGCAATACGGTCACCTTTAATGGCGTTGCCGCTACGGTTTCTACTGCCACCGGTACATCACTGACCGTAGCCGTTCCCGCCGGGGCGACAACGGGTAAGCTCGTGGTCACCGTTGGCACCAATACGGTTGCCTCGACCAGCGATTTTACGGTTAGTACGACCGGAACCACAGCCACACCCGCTCAAGTGGTTGCCCTGGCAAATGCGTTTTTGGCCACCTTATCGACCACTCAGCAAGCTACGGTCGTTCTGGCGTTAAATCTGACCAATGCCAAAAAATGGTCGAACCTTCCCTGTGGGGTGTCGTGTCGAAATGGTCTTGCCTTTAGCACCCTTAGTGCCACGCAGTTAGCCGCGGCTAAAGCGGTCATTCAAGCCGCCAGTGGCACGGTAGCCAATGAAGGCTACAGTGAATTTATCCAGATCGATGCCGCGGATGATGTGCTTGCCACCACGGGTGGATCGGGCTATTCATCCGGCAATTACATCATTGCTTTTTTTGGGAACGCCCAGTTCAACGGGCAAATGGATGCTACAATTTGGCGGGCACCACTATGCCCAAAGTGTTACTTATGA